The nucleotide window GTACGGCGAGGTGTCGTGGTCGGGTGCGCTGGGCATGAACATGGTCACCCTGGTCGGCCCGGATGCGATCGAAGCGGTCTGGATGAACCGCAAGAAGGCCTTCTCCAGTGAGCTCGGCTGGGAACCGATGATCGGGCCGTTCTTCCGCCGGGGCGTCATGCTGATGGACTTCGACGAGCACATGCAGCACCGCCGCATCATGCAGCAGGCGTTCAGCCGGCCGCGGCTCACCGGCTACCTCGACATCATGACCCCGCACATCGAGAAAACCCTCGCCAATTGGGAGGTGGGCAACGGCTTCAGGATGTACTCGCGCACCAAGGATCTCACCCTGTCGCTGGCGACCGAGGTGTTCATGGGTGCGCACGTGAGCGAGTCCGAGGCCCACCGCCTGGAGCATGCCTTCGAGGCGGCCGTGCGTGGCGGTCAGGCGATCGTCCGCAAGGACGTCGGCAACTGGACCTGGGCCAAGGGGCTCCGAGGCCGCGAGGTGCTGCAGGAGTACTTCCGCTCGGAGATCCCGCTGCGTCGCGGCAACGACGCCGACGACCTGTTCAGCGTGCTCTGCAACGCCGAGAGCGACGAGGGTGAGACGTTCTCCGACGAGGACATCGTCAATCACATGATCTTCGTGATGATGGCCGCGCACGACACCAGCACCATCGCGCTGTCGATGATGACCTACTTCCTCGGCCGCCATCCCGAATGGCAGCAGCGCCTGCGCGAGGAATCCCTCGCCCTCGACAAGCCGACGATCGACTACGACGACGTCGACAAGCTCCCCAGCATGGAGCTCGCGTTCAAGGAGACGCTGCGGCTCAACGCCCCGGTCGGCATGCTCTTCCGGATGGCGATCGAGGACACGGAGGTCTGCGGGCATTACATCCCGAAGGGCACACTGCTCGGCATCCACCCATGGGCGACGATGCTCCGTAAGGAGTGGTGGCCCAACCCCACCCACTTCGACCCCGAGCGTTTCTCGGCCGAACGTCGCGAAGACAAGGTCCACCGGTTCGCGTGGGCGCCTTTCGGCGGCGGCGCACACAAGTGCATCGGCCTGTATTTCGGTGGCATGGAAGTGAAGTCGATCCTGCACCAGATGCTGCTGCGCTTCGAGTGGGACGTCCCGGCCGACTACCGCCCGGAGCTGACCTACGGCACCGGACCGACCCCCGCCGACGGTCTGCCGATCAACCTGCGGCACCGCAAGATCTGACAGCCCCCGAGGAGTGCAAGCGGATCCCCTGCTGCTCCCCGAGCCGCAAGGAGCGCAAACGGATCCCCCTCTGCTCCCTGAGGTGCGAGGAGCGCAAGCGACGAGCCACGAAGGGCCAGCACCGCGAAATCGGTACGGGCCCTTCGTGGCTCGCTGCGCTCGCACCTCAGGGAGCAGGGGGGCTGCGCTCGCACGTCAGGGAGCAGGGGAAGGCTGCCTCGCAGGCGCGGGAACTACCGCCTTACGACGCCGAAAGGATGCTGATCTCGAAGACGAGCGTGTCGCCGACCTCGATGCCCGCCTGGGGGTTTCCGGAGGCGTAGCCGTCGGCCGACGTCATGGCGACGCCCACCTTGGACCCGACCTTCTGCCCTGCGATGGCCTTGCTGAAGCCCGGGATCACGCCGTCGAGCGGGAAGGTGGCGGGGGAGCCGTTTGCGTAGGCGCTGTCGAAGGTCTCGCCGGTGCGGCCGTTCACACCGACATAGCAGACCGCCACCGAAGCGGTCTCTGGCACGACGGCGCCGTCACCT belongs to Gordonia sp. KTR9 and includes:
- a CDS encoding cytochrome P450, which translates into the protein MTSRKKQIQGVLAKASSMYPSSERPLAEPPAGSDLKPVMGDPGIPWLGNTLEALVDPLKSAMDRFEKYGEVSWSGALGMNMVTLVGPDAIEAVWMNRKKAFSSELGWEPMIGPFFRRGVMLMDFDEHMQHRRIMQQAFSRPRLTGYLDIMTPHIEKTLANWEVGNGFRMYSRTKDLTLSLATEVFMGAHVSESEAHRLEHAFEAAVRGGQAIVRKDVGNWTWAKGLRGREVLQEYFRSEIPLRRGNDADDLFSVLCNAESDEGETFSDEDIVNHMIFVMMAAHDTSTIALSMMTYFLGRHPEWQQRLREESLALDKPTIDYDDVDKLPSMELAFKETLRLNAPVGMLFRMAIEDTEVCGHYIPKGTLLGIHPWATMLRKEWWPNPTHFDPERFSAERREDKVHRFAWAPFGGGAHKCIGLYFGGMEVKSILHQMLLRFEWDVPADYRPELTYGTGPTPADGLPINLRHRKI